The following proteins are encoded in a genomic region of Nocardioides renjunii:
- a CDS encoding 3-hydroxyacyl-CoA dehydrogenase NAD-binding domain-containing protein, which produces MTSTDTQTAVRYDRDADGIVTLTLDDPTASANTMNELYQSSMEAAVARLHEEQDDVTGVVLASAKKTFFAGGNLKNMMSATPDDAEEIFAMGEAVKASLRRLETFPRPVVAAINGAALGGGLEIALAANHRIAVDDRSVKIGLPESTLGLLPGGGGVTRVVRMLGLQSALMDVLMPGTQFDPRGALAKGLVDELVATREELLPAARAWVLEHRDDEDAARNPWDRAGYKMPGGTPRTPALAQFLPAFPALLRKQTKGAVYPAPRAIMSAAVEGAQVDFDTASRIESRYFTNLVVSQQAKNMIQAFFFDLQAINSGSLRPQGIERWQATKVGVLGAGMMGAGIAYSCARAGMEVVLKDVSVEAAEKGRAYTAKLNAKGVERGKITAEKADELLSRITATASPEDLAGCDLVIEAVFEDPSLKAKVFAEVAPYVDADALLCSNTSTLPITELAIGVDRPADFIGLHFFSPVDKMPLVEIIRGAETSDVALARAYDVVQQIRKTPIVVNDARGFYTSRVIGTQINEGLTMLAEGVHPVSLERAATSAGFPVGPLQISDELNMELMAKIRKATEDAAAREGIELGDYPAGDVIATMIGLGRPSRLKGAGFYDYDEDGRRTTLWPGLAETFPVAEQQPPIRDVRDRMLFIEALETAKCFEEGVITSAAAANIGSIMGIGFPALTGGAAQFMTGWQALDETGHGVGPIGLDAFLARADELAEAYGERFRPTAYLRELAASGRSFPA; this is translated from the coding sequence ATGACTTCCACCGACACCCAGACCGCCGTCCGCTACGACCGCGACGCCGACGGCATCGTCACCCTGACCCTCGACGACCCGACGGCCAGCGCCAACACCATGAATGAGCTCTACCAGTCGTCCATGGAGGCGGCGGTCGCCCGCCTGCACGAGGAGCAGGACGACGTCACCGGCGTCGTGCTCGCGAGCGCCAAGAAGACCTTCTTCGCCGGCGGCAACCTCAAGAACATGATGAGCGCCACCCCGGACGACGCCGAGGAGATCTTCGCGATGGGTGAGGCCGTCAAGGCCAGCCTGCGACGGCTCGAGACCTTTCCCCGCCCGGTCGTGGCGGCGATCAACGGCGCCGCGCTCGGCGGCGGCCTGGAGATCGCACTGGCCGCGAACCACCGCATCGCCGTCGACGACCGCTCGGTGAAGATCGGCCTGCCGGAGTCGACGCTCGGCCTGCTGCCCGGCGGCGGCGGGGTCACCCGCGTCGTACGCATGCTGGGGCTGCAGTCGGCCCTGATGGACGTCCTCATGCCCGGCACGCAGTTCGACCCGCGGGGCGCGCTCGCCAAGGGCCTCGTCGACGAGCTCGTGGCGACCCGCGAGGAGCTGCTGCCGGCCGCGCGGGCGTGGGTCCTCGAGCACCGCGACGACGAGGACGCGGCGCGCAACCCGTGGGACCGCGCGGGCTACAAGATGCCCGGCGGCACTCCCAGGACCCCGGCGCTCGCGCAGTTCCTGCCGGCCTTCCCGGCGCTGCTGCGCAAGCAGACCAAGGGCGCCGTCTACCCCGCCCCGCGCGCCATCATGAGCGCCGCGGTCGAGGGCGCGCAGGTGGACTTCGACACCGCCTCGCGCATCGAGAGCCGCTACTTCACCAACCTCGTGGTGAGCCAGCAGGCCAAGAACATGATCCAGGCCTTCTTCTTCGACCTCCAGGCCATCAACTCGGGCTCGCTGCGCCCGCAGGGCATCGAGCGCTGGCAGGCCACCAAGGTGGGCGTGCTCGGCGCCGGGATGATGGGCGCCGGGATCGCCTACTCCTGCGCCCGCGCCGGCATGGAGGTCGTCCTCAAGGACGTCTCGGTCGAGGCCGCCGAGAAGGGCAGGGCCTACACCGCCAAGCTCAACGCCAAGGGTGTCGAGCGCGGGAAGATCACGGCCGAGAAGGCCGACGAGCTGCTGAGCCGGATCACCGCCACCGCCTCGCCCGAGGACCTCGCCGGCTGCGACCTGGTGATCGAGGCCGTCTTCGAGGACCCCTCGCTCAAGGCCAAGGTCTTCGCCGAGGTGGCGCCGTACGTCGACGCCGACGCGCTGCTGTGCTCCAACACCTCCACCCTGCCGATCACCGAGCTGGCCATCGGCGTCGACCGCCCGGCCGACTTCATCGGCCTGCACTTCTTCAGCCCCGTCGACAAGATGCCGCTGGTCGAGATCATCCGCGGCGCGGAGACCTCGGACGTGGCGCTCGCCAGGGCCTACGACGTCGTGCAGCAGATCCGCAAGACGCCGATCGTGGTCAACGACGCGCGCGGCTTCTACACCTCTCGCGTCATCGGCACCCAGATCAACGAGGGCCTCACGATGCTCGCCGAGGGCGTGCACCCGGTCTCGCTGGAGCGGGCCGCGACGTCGGCCGGCTTCCCGGTCGGGCCGCTGCAGATCAGCGACGAGCTCAACATGGAGCTGATGGCCAAGATCCGCAAGGCCACCGAGGACGCCGCCGCGCGTGAGGGCATCGAGCTCGGCGACTACCCGGCCGGCGACGTGATCGCCACGATGATCGGTCTCGGTCGGCCCTCGCGGCTCAAGGGCGCCGGCTTCTACGACTACGACGAGGACGGCCGGCGTACGACGCTGTGGCCCGGGCTCGCCGAGACGTTCCCCGTCGCCGAGCAGCAGCCCCCGATCCGCGACGTGCGCGACCGGATGCTGTTCATCGAGGCGCTCGAGACCGCGAAGTGCTTCGAGGAGGGCGTCATCACCTCCGCCGCCGCGGCCAACATCGGCTCGATCATGGGCATCGGCTTCCCGGCGCTCACCGGCGGCGCCGCCCAGTTCATGACCGGCTGGCAGGCCCTCGACGAGACCGGCCACGGCGTCGGCCCGATCGGCCTGGACGCCTTCCTGGCCCGCGCCGACGAGCTCGCCGAGGCCTACGGCGAGCGCTTCCGCCCCACGGCGTACCTCCGCGAGCTGGCGGCGAGCGGCCGGTCCTTCCCCGCCTGA
- a CDS encoding acyl-CoA dehydrogenase family protein, with protein MTTERDALRATAAGFVRREVVPHLQDWEDAGEVPRSLHRTAGDLGLIGVGFAEGVGGSGGDLLDSVAMQEAMFDAGASSGLMAALFTAGIALPHLAASGDADLVDRFVRPTLAGEAVGSLAITEPGGGSDVARLRTTAVRDGDHYVVAGAKTFITSGVRADFVTTAVRTGAPGHGGISLLVVEKGTPGFSVDRSLRKMGWHCSDTAELSFVDCRVPVANLVGAEGSGFAQVADQFVVERIALAVHGYGIAARSLDLAAAYCRERSTFGRPLLANQSVQHTLVEMRRHVEVARTYTRDVAARHVAGDFVVAEACLAKQTAVDCAAFVCDRAVQLFGGTGYMHGTEVERHFRDARILPIGGGADEVLRDLTAKLMGYAS; from the coding sequence GTGACCACCGAGCGAGACGCGCTGCGCGCCACCGCGGCCGGGTTCGTCCGCCGCGAGGTCGTGCCGCACCTGCAGGACTGGGAGGACGCCGGCGAGGTCCCGCGCTCGCTGCACCGCACCGCGGGCGACCTCGGACTGATCGGGGTGGGCTTCGCCGAGGGGGTCGGCGGCAGCGGCGGCGACCTCCTCGACTCCGTCGCGATGCAGGAGGCGATGTTCGACGCCGGCGCCTCCAGCGGCCTGATGGCCGCCCTCTTCACCGCCGGCATCGCCCTGCCGCACCTCGCCGCCAGCGGCGACGCCGACCTCGTCGACCGCTTCGTGCGCCCCACGCTGGCCGGCGAGGCGGTCGGCTCGCTCGCGATCACCGAGCCCGGCGGCGGGTCGGACGTCGCGCGTCTCCGGACCACGGCCGTGCGCGACGGCGACCACTACGTCGTCGCCGGCGCCAAGACGTTCATCACCTCCGGCGTCCGGGCCGACTTCGTGACGACGGCCGTCCGCACGGGCGCACCCGGCCACGGCGGCATCTCCCTGCTGGTGGTGGAGAAGGGCACGCCCGGCTTCAGCGTCGACCGGTCGCTGCGCAAGATGGGCTGGCACTGCTCCGACACCGCCGAGCTGTCCTTCGTCGACTGCCGGGTGCCGGTGGCCAACCTCGTCGGGGCGGAGGGCTCGGGCTTCGCGCAGGTCGCCGACCAGTTCGTCGTGGAGCGGATCGCCCTCGCCGTGCACGGCTACGGCATCGCGGCGCGCTCGCTCGACCTCGCGGCGGCGTACTGCCGCGAGCGCTCGACGTTCGGCCGGCCCCTGCTCGCGAACCAGTCGGTGCAGCACACGCTCGTCGAGATGCGCCGCCACGTCGAGGTGGCCCGCACCTACACGCGCGACGTGGCCGCCCGGCACGTAGCCGGCGACTTCGTGGTCGCCGAGGCCTGCCTGGCCAAGCAGACCGCCGTGGACTGCGCGGCCTTCGTCTGCGACCGGGCCGTGCAGCTCTTCGGCGGCACCGGCTACATGCACGGCACCGAGGTGGAGCGGCACTTCCGCGACGCCCGGATCCTGCCGATCGGGGGCGGCGCCGACGAGGTGCTGCGCGACCTGACGGCCAAGCTGATGGGCTACGCGTCATGA
- a CDS encoding acyclic terpene utilization AtuA family protein produces MTAPIRIGNCSGFYGDRLSAMREMLEGGELDVLTGDYLAELTMLILGKDQLKDPALGYARTFVRQLEDCLGLALERGVRIVANAGGLNPAGLADKVREVAAGLGLDPQVAHVEGDDVRHMAVGLGLDHALTANAYLGGFGIAAALSAGADVVVTGRVTDASLVVGPAVAHHGWSATSYDELAGAVVAGHVIECGTQATGGNFSGFLDLPHRDRPLGFPVAEVAADGSSTITKHPGTGGAVTLDTVTAQLVYEIQSTRYLGPDVTVQLDAVRLEQAGEDRVRISGAVGEAPPEQLKVCVNELGGWRNSVELVLTGLDVGAKAQWVREQLAPRLCATEVVWSDVTQPPPDADTEEAASALLRCTVKDASPDPVGRAFTSAVVELALGSYPGFTMTGPPAPATPYGVYRAAFVDRAHVTHTVVHAGGRREVVAGPDRVVAPAEAPGARPSPYPARPDVLTRRLPLGTFVHARSGDKGGDANIGLWVAHDGVDPATYDARVQWLFKMMSPRGIPMLLPEAADLDVDVWLLPRLGAVNVVVHGLLGEGVAASTRFDPQAKGLGEWLRSRVVSIEDSLL; encoded by the coding sequence ATGACCGCACCGATCCGGATCGGCAACTGCTCCGGCTTCTACGGCGACCGGCTCAGCGCGATGCGCGAGATGCTCGAGGGAGGCGAGCTCGACGTCCTCACCGGCGACTACCTCGCCGAGCTCACCATGCTGATCCTCGGCAAGGACCAGCTCAAGGACCCCGCGCTCGGCTACGCCCGCACCTTCGTCCGCCAGCTCGAGGACTGCCTGGGGCTCGCGCTCGAGCGAGGGGTGCGGATCGTCGCCAACGCCGGTGGCCTCAACCCGGCCGGTCTCGCCGACAAGGTCCGCGAGGTCGCGGCCGGCCTCGGGCTCGACCCGCAGGTCGCCCACGTCGAGGGCGACGACGTCCGTCACATGGCCGTCGGCCTGGGCCTCGACCACGCGCTCACCGCCAACGCCTACCTCGGCGGCTTCGGCATCGCAGCCGCGCTGTCGGCGGGCGCCGACGTCGTCGTCACCGGACGTGTCACCGACGCCTCGCTCGTCGTCGGCCCGGCCGTCGCCCACCACGGCTGGAGCGCGACGTCGTACGACGAGCTGGCCGGCGCCGTCGTGGCCGGCCACGTCATCGAGTGCGGCACGCAGGCGACGGGCGGCAACTTCAGCGGCTTCCTCGACCTGCCCCACCGCGACCGCCCTCTGGGGTTCCCGGTCGCTGAGGTCGCCGCCGACGGCTCGAGCACCATCACCAAGCACCCGGGCACCGGCGGCGCGGTCACCCTCGACACCGTCACCGCCCAGTTGGTCTACGAGATCCAGTCGACGCGCTACCTCGGTCCCGACGTGACCGTGCAGCTCGACGCCGTGCGTCTCGAGCAGGCGGGCGAGGACCGGGTGCGGATCTCCGGCGCGGTCGGCGAGGCGCCCCCCGAGCAGCTCAAGGTCTGCGTCAACGAGCTCGGCGGGTGGCGCAACAGCGTCGAGCTGGTGCTCACCGGGCTCGACGTCGGGGCGAAGGCGCAGTGGGTGCGCGAGCAGCTCGCGCCGCGGCTATGCGCGACCGAGGTGGTGTGGTCCGACGTCACGCAACCGCCGCCCGACGCCGACACCGAGGAGGCCGCCTCCGCCCTGCTGCGCTGCACGGTCAAGGACGCCTCGCCCGACCCCGTCGGCCGCGCGTTCACCTCCGCGGTCGTCGAGCTCGCGCTCGGGTCCTACCCCGGGTTCACCATGACCGGCCCGCCCGCACCTGCGACCCCCTACGGCGTCTACCGCGCCGCCTTCGTCGACCGCGCCCACGTCACCCACACGGTCGTCCACGCCGGCGGCCGACGCGAGGTCGTCGCCGGTCCGGACCGCGTGGTCGCGCCGGCGGAGGCACCCGGCGCCCGCCCGTCGCCGTACCCGGCCCGCCCCGACGTGCTCACCCGCCGCCTGCCGCTGGGCACCTTCGTCCACGCCCGCTCCGGCGACAAGGGCGGCGACGCCAACATCGGGCTGTGGGTCGCCCACGACGGCGTCGACCCCGCGACGTACGACGCCCGCGTGCAGTGGCTGTTCAAGATGATGTCGCCGCGGGGGATCCCGATGCTGCTGCCCGAGGCGGCCGACCTCGACGTCGACGTGTGGCTGCTGCCCCGCCTCGGCGCGGTCAACGTCGTGGTCCACGGCCTGCTCGGCGAGGGCGTCGCCGCCTCCACGCGCTTCGACCCTCAGGCCAAGGGCCTCGGCGAGTGGCTGCGCTCGCGGGTCGTCTCGATCGAGGACTCGTTGCTGTGA
- a CDS encoding acetyl-CoA C-acetyltransferase, whose protein sequence is MAEAFVYDHIRTPRGRGKAVGSLHEVKPVDLVVGLLDELKTRNPTLDTARVDDVVLGVVTPIGDQGGDIAKTAALKAGYPETVAGVQLNRFCASGLEAVNQAAGRVRSGFEDLIIAGGVESMSRVPMGSDGGAWAMDPATALQTGFVPQGIGADLIATIEGWSRADVDAYAAESHHRAAKAWANGYFDDAVVPVKDLSGVTVLDRDETVRPDTSVEGLAGLKPSFAQIGRDAGFDDVALEKYHWVPAIDHVHHAGNSSGIVDGAAVMAIGTEEVGTSLGLTPRARIVSTAVSGADPTIMLTGPAPAARKALARAGLEVEDIDLWEINEAFAAVAMRFMRDMGISHDVTNVNGGAIAMGHPLGATGAMILGTLVDELARRDLRRGLATLCVGGGMGIATIVELV, encoded by the coding sequence ATGGCAGAAGCATTCGTCTACGACCACATCCGCACACCTCGCGGCCGCGGCAAGGCCGTCGGTTCGCTGCACGAGGTGAAGCCGGTGGACCTGGTCGTCGGACTCCTCGACGAGCTCAAGACCCGCAACCCCACCCTGGACACCGCGCGCGTCGACGACGTCGTGCTGGGCGTCGTGACCCCCATCGGCGACCAGGGCGGCGACATCGCCAAGACCGCCGCCCTCAAGGCCGGCTACCCCGAGACCGTCGCCGGCGTGCAGCTCAACCGCTTCTGCGCCTCCGGCCTCGAGGCCGTCAACCAGGCCGCGGGCCGGGTGCGCTCGGGCTTCGAGGACCTCATCATCGCCGGCGGCGTCGAGTCCATGAGCCGCGTGCCGATGGGCAGCGACGGCGGCGCCTGGGCGATGGACCCGGCCACCGCGCTCCAGACCGGCTTCGTGCCGCAGGGCATCGGCGCCGACCTCATCGCCACGATCGAGGGCTGGAGCCGGGCGGACGTCGACGCCTACGCCGCCGAGTCCCACCACCGCGCCGCGAAGGCGTGGGCCAACGGCTACTTCGACGACGCCGTCGTCCCGGTCAAGGACCTCAGCGGCGTCACCGTGCTCGACCGCGACGAGACCGTGCGCCCCGACACCTCGGTCGAGGGCCTCGCCGGCCTGAAGCCGTCGTTCGCGCAGATCGGCCGCGACGCCGGCTTCGACGACGTCGCGCTGGAGAAGTACCACTGGGTCCCCGCGATCGACCACGTCCACCACGCCGGCAACTCCTCGGGCATCGTCGACGGCGCCGCCGTGATGGCGATCGGCACCGAGGAGGTCGGTACGTCGCTCGGGCTGACCCCGCGGGCCCGCATCGTCTCGACCGCTGTCTCGGGCGCCGACCCGACGATCATGCTCACCGGCCCCGCGCCCGCCGCCCGCAAGGCGCTCGCCCGCGCCGGCCTCGAGGTCGAGGACATCGACCTGTGGGAGATCAACGAGGCCTTCGCCGCGGTCGCGATGCGGTTCATGCGCGACATGGGCATCAGCCACGACGTCACCAACGTCAACGGCGGCGCCATCGCCATGGGCCACCCGCTCGGCGCCACCGGCGCGATGATCCTCGGCACCCTCGTCGACGAGCTCGCCCGCCGCGACCTCAGGCGCGGCCTCGCCACGCTCTGCGTCGGCGGCGGGATGGGCATCGCGACCATCGTCGAGCTCGTCTGA
- a CDS encoding SRPBCC family protein, whose amino-acid sequence MVKLPSLGDEVSVWMDAPPAEVWDLVSDVTRIGEFSPETFEARWTRGSTGPEVGAYFKGHVKRNGVGPTYWSGCRVTACEPERVFEFSVGTDAITVNNWGYRLEPQDGGTLVTEYFRLDPNLPTRLYWLVLGPLRRRTNRRGMRTTLERMKAVVE is encoded by the coding sequence ATGGTCAAGCTGCCGTCCCTGGGGGACGAGGTCTCGGTGTGGATGGACGCCCCGCCCGCCGAGGTCTGGGACCTCGTCAGCGACGTGACCCGGATCGGCGAGTTCAGTCCGGAGACGTTCGAGGCGCGGTGGACCCGCGGCTCCACCGGCCCCGAGGTGGGGGCGTACTTCAAGGGCCACGTGAAGCGCAACGGCGTCGGCCCGACCTACTGGTCCGGCTGCCGGGTCACCGCCTGCGAGCCGGAGCGGGTCTTCGAGTTCTCCGTCGGCACCGACGCGATCACCGTCAACAACTGGGGCTACCGGCTCGAGCCCCAGGACGGCGGCACCCTCGTCACGGAGTACTTCCGCCTCGACCCCAACCTGCCCACGCGGCTCTACTGGCTCGTCCTCGGACCGCTGCGGCGGCGTACGAACCGGCGCGGGATGCGCACCACGCTGGAGCGGATGAAGGCGGTGGTGGAGTGA
- a CDS encoding TetR/AcrR family transcriptional regulator, protein MSSVHADPQAPSRVPQADRTRAMRARLLEATVELLAERGFAGTTTTLVSERAGVSRGAQLHHFPTKNDLVVAAVEHLTERRGAELAEAVAQLPAGGRRTRAVVEVLGDHFSSPVFAAALELWVAARTDEALLAALRPLEQRVGREAHRMTVAALGADESRPGVRELVQATLDLVRGLGLASTISDDSARRRRILREWADVLDKELAP, encoded by the coding sequence GTGTCCTCCGTGCATGCCGATCCTCAGGCTCCGTCGCGGGTGCCGCAGGCCGATCGCACCCGGGCCATGCGGGCCCGGCTCCTCGAGGCGACCGTCGAGCTGCTGGCGGAGCGCGGCTTCGCCGGGACCACGACCACCCTCGTCTCCGAGCGTGCCGGCGTCAGCCGGGGAGCGCAGCTGCACCACTTCCCGACCAAGAACGACCTCGTCGTCGCCGCCGTCGAGCACCTCACCGAGCGCCGCGGGGCCGAGCTCGCGGAGGCGGTGGCCCAGCTCCCGGCCGGAGGGCGGCGCACTCGCGCCGTGGTCGAGGTGCTCGGCGACCACTTCTCGTCCCCGGTCTTCGCCGCGGCGCTGGAGCTCTGGGTCGCCGCCCGCACCGACGAGGCCCTGCTCGCCGCGCTGCGGCCGCTCGAGCAGCGCGTCGGCCGGGAGGCGCACCGGATGACCGTCGCCGCGCTCGGTGCCGACGAGTCCCGGCCCGGTGTGCGCGAGCTCGTCCAGGCGACCCTCGACCTGGTCCGCGGCCTCGGCCTGGCCTCCACCATCTCCGACGACTCGGCCCGGCGCCGCCGGATCCTGCGCGAGTGGGCCGACGTGCTCGACAAGGAACTGGCGCCGTGA
- a CDS encoding ATP-binding cassette domain-containing protein has translation MDQPLSQPAVVVRDLHVRFGDVEAVSGVDLSADSGQATALLGRNGAGKSTTMKVLAGVVPPTAGVVTVAGHDAATEALAVKRSVGYCPDVGGLVPRATPWEHLQLSARLRRMDEWEERGRDLLERFELGDVAHRVVGGFSHGMSRRLSVVLAALHEPAVLLLDEPFDGVDPLGVEATLEVVADARARGACVLLSTHLRDLALEACGDAVVLRGGNRVAAMDAADLTGEAYRALLD, from the coding sequence GTGGACCAGCCCCTCTCCCAGCCGGCCGTCGTGGTGCGCGACCTGCACGTGCGCTTCGGTGACGTCGAGGCCGTCTCCGGCGTCGACCTGAGCGCCGACAGCGGCCAGGCCACGGCGCTCCTCGGCCGCAACGGAGCCGGCAAGTCGACCACCATGAAGGTGCTCGCCGGCGTGGTCCCGCCCACCGCGGGCGTGGTCACCGTCGCCGGCCACGACGCCGCCACCGAGGCGCTCGCCGTCAAGCGGTCGGTGGGCTACTGCCCCGACGTCGGCGGCCTGGTCCCGCGCGCGACCCCGTGGGAGCACCTCCAGCTCAGCGCCCGCCTGCGCCGGATGGACGAGTGGGAGGAGCGCGGGCGCGACCTGCTCGAGCGCTTCGAGCTCGGCGACGTCGCGCACCGGGTCGTCGGCGGGTTCAGCCACGGCATGAGCCGCCGCCTCAGCGTCGTCCTCGCGGCCCTGCACGAGCCGGCGGTGCTGCTCCTCGACGAGCCGTTCGACGGCGTCGACCCCCTCGGCGTCGAGGCCACCCTGGAGGTCGTCGCCGACGCCCGCGCCCGCGGCGCCTGCGTGCTGCTCTCCACCCACCTGCGTGACCTGGCCCTCGAGGCCTGCGGTGACGCGGTCGTCCTGCGCGGCGGCAACCGGGTCGCCGCCATGGACGCAGCGGACCTCACCGGCGAGGCCTACCGTGCGCTCCTCGACTGA
- a CDS encoding TIGR03084 family metal-binding protein has translation MTPPKVLAQVLADLAEEGDRLEQLVAGLDDDGWRTPTPAPGWDVAAQVAHLAWTDEVALKAATDKEAWDGAVLAAMADPEGFVDREALAIAASEPDLLARWRRSRAGLRAALTAYPAGERMPWFGPPMSATSMATARLMETWAHSLDVHEALGAPVRDTDRIRHVAHLGVRTRDFAFAVHGTDAPAEEFRIDLVAPSEDVWSWGPEDAAQTLTGSAGDFCRLVTQRVHRADTDLVATGPDVDRWLDIAQAFAGRPGAGRPPR, from the coding sequence GTGACGCCCCCGAAGGTCCTCGCCCAGGTGCTCGCCGACCTCGCCGAGGAGGGCGACCGGCTCGAGCAGCTCGTCGCCGGGCTGGACGACGACGGCTGGCGCACCCCGACCCCGGCGCCGGGCTGGGACGTCGCCGCGCAGGTGGCGCACCTCGCCTGGACCGACGAGGTCGCGCTGAAGGCGGCCACCGACAAGGAGGCGTGGGACGGAGCGGTCCTCGCGGCCATGGCCGACCCCGAGGGCTTCGTCGACCGGGAGGCGCTGGCCATCGCCGCGTCCGAGCCCGACCTGCTCGCCCGCTGGCGCCGCTCCCGGGCCGGCCTGCGCGCCGCGCTGACGGCGTACCCCGCGGGCGAGCGGATGCCGTGGTTCGGCCCGCCCATGTCGGCGACCTCGATGGCGACCGCGCGGCTGATGGAGACCTGGGCGCACAGCCTCGACGTCCACGAGGCCCTCGGCGCGCCCGTCCGCGACACCGACCGGATCCGCCACGTCGCGCACCTCGGCGTCCGCACGCGCGACTTCGCCTTCGCGGTGCACGGCACGGACGCGCCCGCGGAGGAGTTCCGCATCGACCTGGTCGCCCCCTCCGAGGACGTCTGGTCGTGGGGCCCGGAGGACGCCGCCCAGACCCTCACCGGCAGCGCCGGCGACTTCTGCCGGCTGGTCACCCAGCGCGTGCACCGCGCCGACACCGACCTCGTCGCCACGGGACCCGACGTCGACCGCTGGCTCGACATCGCGCAGGCCTTCGCGGGCCGGCCGGGCGCGGGCAGGCCGCCGCGATGA
- a CDS encoding helix-turn-helix domain-containing protein, protein METDVGTDRTTGGETDELLTLDELTERTGVSARNVRFYASRGLVPPPVRRGRSGYYGPDHVARLELVRELQGHGFTLAAIEKYVEQIPATATPSDIARHLSLLAPVTGDRDVDVPGGLSGMGISPEAAAAVAEVYAEHGRQVAHELSEIVRTMVWPQFREHGYTAEQLREFIHRLKPLTIAGLVTAYEQAIDESQASYDGKRSAPR, encoded by the coding sequence GTGGAGACCGACGTGGGCACCGACAGGACGACCGGCGGGGAGACCGACGAGCTGCTCACCCTCGACGAGCTCACCGAGCGCACCGGCGTCAGCGCCCGCAACGTCCGGTTCTACGCCTCCCGCGGCCTGGTGCCGCCGCCCGTGCGCCGCGGCCGCTCCGGCTACTACGGGCCCGACCACGTCGCGCGCCTCGAGCTCGTGCGCGAGCTGCAGGGCCACGGCTTCACCCTCGCCGCGATCGAGAAGTACGTCGAGCAGATCCCCGCGACCGCCACGCCCTCCGACATCGCTCGTCACCTCTCGCTCCTCGCCCCGGTCACCGGCGACCGCGACGTCGACGTGCCGGGCGGCCTCTCCGGGATGGGCATCTCGCCCGAGGCGGCCGCGGCCGTCGCCGAGGTGTACGCCGAGCACGGACGGCAGGTCGCCCACGAGCTCTCGGAGATCGTCCGCACCATGGTGTGGCCGCAGTTCCGCGAGCACGGCTACACCGCCGAGCAGCTGCGCGAGTTCATCCACCGGCTCAAGCCGTTGACGATCGCCGGGCTGGTGACCGCCTACGAGCAGGCGATCGACGAGAGCCAGGCCTCCTACGACGGCAAGCGGTCGGCGCCCCGATGA